Proteins co-encoded in one Populus trichocarpa isolate Nisqually-1 chromosome 10, P.trichocarpa_v4.1, whole genome shotgun sequence genomic window:
- the LOC7475927 gene encoding uncharacterized protein At5g19025: MHHLLLPLFFFTMPPSSSFTPKPHKSSSSNTANTNSNPNSTSLLCKHSPSATLDLLILILVLFSGTFLLTSYFSYIFNSLSLLLSNSSLSLHFPPFSYILGFFSLFILSILFFEFCCGPRSRKCHQPGCKGFKKAIEFDLQLQTEDCLKSTAANDVDKLPWKGGTVSNPDYECLRAELRKMAPPNGRAVLLFRSKCGCPVAKLEGWGPKRGRRHKRALASVAANGGDHR; this comes from the exons ATGCACCATCTCCTCCtccccctcttcttcttcaccatgcccccttcttcttccttcacaCCAAAACCCCAcaaatcttcatcttcaaacacTGCAAACACGAACTCCAATCCAAATTCAACCTCCCTCCTCTGCAAACACTCTCCATCTGCAACTCTCGACCTTCTCATCCTAATCTTAGTCCTTTTCTCCGGCACTTTCCTCTTAACCTCTTACTTCTCTTACATCTTTAACTCCCTTTCTCTCCTCCTCTCTAACAGCTCTCTTTCCCTTCACTTCCCTCCTTTCTCTTACATTCTTggcttcttctctcttttcattCTCTCCATCCTTTTCTTTGAGTTCTGCTGTGGACCCAGATCTCGAAAGTGTCACCAACCTGGCTGTAAAGGCTTCAAGAAAGCGATTGAGTTTGATTTGCAATTGCAGACTGAAGATTGTCTTAAATCCACTGCTGCTAATGACGTTGATAAGTTGCCTTGGAAAGGTGGGACTGTATCTAATCCTGATTATGAGTGTTTGAGAGCTGAATTGAGGAAGATGGCTCCGCCTAATGGGAGGGCTGTTTTGCTTTTTCGTTCTAAGTGTGGTTGCCCTGTTGCTAAGCTGGAAGGATGGGGGCCTAAACGTGGTCGCCGGCATAAAAG GGCTCTGGCTAGTGTGGCTGCTAATGGAGGAGATCATCGTTGA